The sequence below is a genomic window from Brevibacillus laterosporus.
TGCGTGTTCAGGTTTTAGCGGCTAGTTCGCTTGCTACTACTACCTTACCTATGAGTACCTTCACAGATATAGATGAACATTGGGCAAAATCTTACATTCAATTTCTTGCTGAGCGTGGTATCGTTAAGGGGAAATATATACCATTTCGTCCCAACGATCCGATCACCCGTGGAGAAGCAATTGCTTTGTTACATCGGGTCACCCAATATTCCTATGGAGTAGTAGCTTCCCCTGTTGAAGCAGCCAAAGTGGACAAACGATATCCGCTTGTTCAAGAAATCAAGCAAGCTGTAGGCACTATGAACGCTATGCTATATGCTGATCAGAAGGCATATACTCGTTTTAATCCAGGAGAAAATACTTTGTATCTACTTCACCTCAGTGCTGTTAAAAAACCAATGCGAATTGGCAATGTTTTGGAAAGTGATTGGTGGCTTTCCACAGAACATTTGCAAGCCCCATTAAATCGTGAAGAAGCTAGTATGCTGTTATTTCACACGATTCTTCCAACGATTCGACATGATTTACATATTGAGCCCGCGAGACTTCAGGAAGGTTTAAATGGCTACTATCAGGCGACGTTACCCAATGCTTATCAGGATACGAAGTCTTTGTATGCTACGGGAATTAAAGGCTACCGATTACTGGAGGATCATTCAGGCTCTTTTCAACCAACAGATACCATGACGCGGGGACAATTTGCTGTCATTTTACAGCGCCTACTGATCACTAATGAGGAACAAAAACAAGGTCAATGGAGTGGCTCTATTCAAGAGCAGACACGCATTAGCAATCTGTTGATAACAGCTGCCACCTATGCGTATCAAAGTAAAAATGAGCAATTGATGGCTACTTACTTCAGTAAAGATGCATTACATACGTTAGCCAAGCTACGACCTTTACCCTTGCATGATTTCATTGGTAGCTATCAAATGATAGACAGTAAAGATAAAACAATGAAGGCAATAGGAGCTTATCTTTCAAACATAACAGGTAAGTATGAAGTCGAATATGAGATGGTTAAAAGTGAAGAGAATAGTAACCCTTATGGCTGGATGATTACCAAAATTACCCATACTCAAAAATAAGAAAACGATCGTGACCTCCTGGAAGTGAGGGTGCGATCGTTTTTATTTTGGCTTTAACGGGAAAGAGGGTTTTCTTCCAGCTTGCGATACATTTTACCTTTATCCACATACGATTTACGAACGCGGCGTAAATCTTTAAAATCATCTTCGTTTAATTCGCGTTTTACCTTAGCTGGAGAGCCTACGACTAGTGTACGAGGTGGTACCTTCATACCAGGTGGAACCAAGGCACCAGCGGCAACCATGGCGTCTTCGCCGATTTCTGCTCCATCTAGCACGATGGAACCCATACCAATCAGGGCTCCTTGACGTACGGTACAACTATGTAACACGGCATTATGGCCAATTGTGACATCGTCTTCAATAATCAGTGCACAAAGTGGACTTTGGTGAAGGGTACTATTATCTTGAACACTGACCCGCTTACCAATGACAGTAGGGGAGACATCGCCCCGAATGACCGAATTGTACCAGATCGATGTCTCTTCGCCGATGGTAACATCACCTGTGACGACAGCACCTTTGGCGATAAAAACGCTGGGATGAATCTGTGGCTCTTTGCCTTCAAAAGGAAGTAGTAGCATGGAAAATAAGCCTCCTGTTCAATGATGAGTGTCTCATGTGAAAGAAAGTAGTATGTAGAGTAGAAACACTCTTTGTACAATTCTAACATACAAACATACAAACAGCTTTACTCAGACGACTCTCTGGTAGAAAAGCTTTGTTCTTATTCTTTTTGAGAGGTCTTCTCTTCTCTTTCTTCGTAGCTAACAGGATAAGGGGCATCTTTATACAGCTCGTCAAACTTTTCTTTTGTCAGAGCATAAAACAGATGGTCTTCCCAGTTACCATTGATCTTGAGATAATGGGCACCAAGGCCTTCTTTTACGAATCCAACCTTCTCAAGAACGCGCTGAGACGCTCTATTATGTGGCATGATATTCGCTTGTACACGATGTAGAAGTAGTCTTTGGAAGGAAAACGAAATAACGAGATGGAGGGCTTCGGTCATATAACCTTGCCTTTGACAAGATTGATCCATATCATAACCAATAAAAGCATTTTGAAAGGGACCACGAGATACTTGCGATAGCGTTATTTTGCCAACGAGACGTTCACTCTCCTGCTCAAAGATGCCAAAAGAATATTTCTGATCCTGTTCAACCTGCTCCCATTGAGTGGTCTGATTTCTAGCATTTTCCCTTGTAAAAAAACTTTCGTCACGCAAGGGAACATAAGGGGCATGAAATTCTTTATTAGTAATCAAATAAGCAAGAAAAGGTTCTGTATGAGCTGGTGTTAGTAATTGCAAATAGATACGTAAGCCTTTTATCCGCAGGTTAAATACATTCATATCCAAACCTCCTAATAAGCAAAATGGGCTAGAAAAAAGCGATACTTTACATTTTTTGGTGATTTTCCCAAAATGTCAAGGTTGAATTGTACCATTATATATGATAGATTAATCTTTAGTAAAGGCAAGGATTGTGGGTAGTCGCTGTTGTCACCAGCTTGTCTGGGAGACGATAGAGGAAAGTCCAGGCTCGCCCGGGCTGAGATGCCCGGAGTGTTCGTACCTAGTGCAAACTAGGGCAGTGAGGTTTGCCTCATTGACGGCGCAGAAAGGGTTCTCCCTGAGACCCAAGTAAGCTGAAAGTGCCACAGAAACGTAGCTTCTCTGGCGACAGAGAAGATGGAACGCGGTAAACCCTGCGAGCGAGAAACCCAAATTAGGTAGGGGACCCGTCTGGACGGAATTGAACGAAAAGGACGGATGGCAAAAGCAATTTTGCCATAGATAGATGACTACAACTCTTCGTGCGAGGGGAAGGTCCGTTTGCAGCACGAGAGATACAGAACCTGGCTTATAGCATTCCTTGCTTATTTATTATCTTTTTAGTGTAAATTGAATGCAAACTTTAAGGCAACAAACAGATATTAGAAAGTAGAAAAAACCGGCGCAGGGAAGCGTCGGTTTTTTTCCTTCTTTACATCACTCGTACTTTATATTCTTTCATCCAAAAGTCTAGCTGTGCCAAAAAGGCGTACATTTGAGGGGTGCTCATTAGCTGACCAAAAAAAGGAATATCGATCGCTGAAACATCTTTTTGAAGCATGCTACGCAGATAGGCGACATCTAATAGGGCATGAAGGGGAGAACCGCTATCATCTAGTACATCCATAAGCCATTGCCTAGTTGCTTGGGCATATGCGGGATTATGTGTTTTAGGATAAGGGCTTTTTTTACGATATAACACATCATCGGGCAAGATACCTTCTAGTGCATTACGTAAAATCCCTTTTTCCCTACGATCGTGCATTTTCATCTCCCAAGGCACATTCCACACGTATTCAACAAGTCGGTGATCGCAAAATGGAACTCGTGCTTCTAGACTAGCCATCATACTCATCCGATCTTTTCGATCTAACAAAGTGTTCATAAACCATGTATGGTTTAAATAAAACATCTCTCGTCGCTTCTCTTCTAGTCTGTCTTCCCCTACCAAGCGAGGAACCTCAGCTAGCGATTCACGATAACGCCCTTTTACATATGAATCTGGTTGTAACCAAGCCTGCATTTCAGCCGATAGCCATTTGAAGCGTTGATCATTCTGTCTTGCCCAAGGAAAAGTATCTGCAAATAGGGCCTCTTCCTGATGAAACCACGGATAGCCTCCAAATATTTCGTCCGCACATTCACCAGAAAGTACGACAGTTGTCTCTTTTTTCATTTCAGCACAAAAGAGGTACAATGATGCATCAATATCAGCCATACCGGGCAAATCGCGGGCATAAACAGCAGTTTTGAGCGCTTGCACCAACTCGGGGGTGTCAAATTCTATATAGTGGTGCTCCGTTCCGATATAATCACTCACTCGTTTGATCCATTGAGCGTCTGAATCGGGCTGATAGGCATGAGCGGTGAAAAAGTGTGCATTATCTTTGTAATCAATGGAGTAGGTATGGACAACTCCTCTTCCTTGTTGTTGATAGTATCGCGCCGCAATAGCGGTGATGGCACTGGAATCAAGACCCCCTGACAACAACATAGAGACGGGAACGTCAGCAACGAGTTGTCGTTCGATTGCATTCACAACTAGTTCACGTATCGTTTCAACGGTTGTCTCAAAATTGTCGTGATGTTCACGACTTGTCAAATGCCAGTATGCTTCTGTAGTAAAACCACGCTGAGAGTATGTGCCATAATAACCGGGACGTAATTCATGCATCCACTGGAATACACCATGTCCGGGTGTGCGAGCAGGCGCAATCAGCAGTACTTCAGCTAGACCTTCCCGATCAACAATAGGCTCAACCTCAGGATGGGCGAGGATCGCTTTCATTTCTGAACCAAACAGGAACTGCCCGTCTTTTTCCTGGTAAAAGAACGGTTTTACACCCATTCGATCACGAGCTACAAATAATAGTTGCTCTTTTTCGTTCCAAATGGCGAATGCAAAAATGCCGTTTAGCCGTTCAAGACATTTTTCTCCCCATTCTACGTAAGCCGTGAGTAATACTTCAGTATCCGAGTGGGAGGCGAACCGATGACCACGCTCTAGTAATTCTTTGCGTAAATCTTCCGTATTGTACAATTCACCGTTATACACCATCGTGTAGCTCACGTCTCCATAGCTTTTGGTCATAGGTTGAGTCCCGCCCTCAGGATCTACAACTACGAGGCGGCGATGCCCAAGCGCAACCCGATCATGGAAGAAATACCCGGAGCTATCTGGACCCCTGTATTGAAGTGTCTTGGTCATCGCTTCTACGATCTCTTTCTCTTCCTTTACATTCCGCACAAAACTGGCCCAGCCTGTAATTCCACACATCATTACTCACCCTGTCTATTCTGTACTTTTTTACGTTCAAACGTTAGTAAACATAAGCCGGTCATCTAGGCTCATCGTATGCAAAACAGGCCAACATGGTACCCTGTCCCTTTTTCAAAACAAACGTTAAAAAGTTCTTTTTCCTTTACAATGTCTGATCTTTGATGCCAATATGAAATATACATACATTTTATCCTTATTTTGGGGGTGTGATTTGTGCGAGAGGTCATCTCGTGGTTAGAAACAGACGGATTTGTCTCTTTTGTTCAAAATTGTCCAGATGGAGTCCTAGTCCTTTCCTTAGAAGGGAACGTTTTGTATGCCAATGAGTCCTGGTACGAACTAGCAGGTAATACGTTAGATGAAGAATACAGAGCAGACGTTGATGTCCAGCTGCTCCGATTACAGCAAGGGTTATTGCAAATAGAACCAGGTGTCTTGCAAACATTGATTACCAGTCATGAGCCTTATATCATTCAAATTCCTCATAAGAAAGGTTGGAGGATGGACGTATCTTTTACGTTTTTCCCGATCAAGTGGTACAAAGGTGAGGCGGCAGTAGGAGTACTTGTTCGAGATGTGACGGAACAGAAGCAAAGACAGAAGAAACTTGAAGAAAACGAACAGAGCTTTAAATCCTTCATTCAGTATTCGTACGACGCAATTTTCCTACTTTCTCCTGAGTTTGAGGTGCTGCGCATAAGCAATTCATTTCCGATCATAACTGGATATTCTCCTCAGGAACTTTATGACAACCCCAGAATTCTACTTCCCGATGAAGCTACGTTACTAGAGCAACAACAACATTTCGATCATGTCATGAAAACAGGAAAGCCCGTTCTATTTCGCACCAAACGACGCCATAAGAATGGTGATCTTCTGGAGATTTGCATGACTTATAAACCAGTTTGTAATAAAGCTGATCGCATAGTTGGTGTAGTAGCAGTGATGCGCAATATCACGGAGCGTGTTCAGGTTGAAACTGAACTACGAGATGCTAAAGAACTATTGGAATCTTTCGTGAAAAGTGCCTCTGATTGTATTGTGCTTATTGATTTAGATTGGAATATTCTAATGGTAAACCCCGCTTGCGAAAAAATGTATGGCTACAGTTATGAAGAATTAATTATGCATCAAGAAAATCTGCTAAAGCCAGTAATTCTGAAAGGAATTATAGGTAACACACAAAAGGCCATGGACGGAAAGATGGTTTTAGACGAGGAGAATCAATTCACTCACAGAAATGGTAATCTTGTTTACACGCTTTCTTCTTATATTCCGATTCGAAATCATGAAGGAAGGATTTTGGCAGTAGCTTTGATTACGAAGGATGTGACAGAACAAAGAAGGATTGCGCAGGCATTAGGAGATAGCGAGGCGAAATACAGACTGATTTCTGAAAATATGACGGATCTTATCGCAATTTTGGATCGGAGTGGGCGCTATATCTATGTGTCTCCATCGTTCCAAACTATTCTGGGCTATACACCTGAGAGTTTATTGGGAATGGATTATCGTCAGTGGATACATACGGAGGATAAAGAGTTTTTGAGGCAGGGACGCAAGCAATTGGTTGCAGAGGGTACAGTTATGCAAGTGGAGCTTCGCTATCGATGTGCTTCTGGTGAGTGGATGTATTTGGAGGCAAACGGAACGCCGGTTTTTAATGGTAAACAAAATTTAGAGCATTTTGTATTTGTAGCTCGCAATATTACAGATCGCAAACAAGCGGAGGCCCTATTACGTAACTCGGACAAGCTCTCTCTTATTGGTGAGATGGCCGCAGGTGTTGCTCACGAAATTCGTAATCCGTTAACAGCATTGCGAGGTTTTATCCAATTATTACAGGCACAGACAGATGAACATCACTTTTATTTTGAGGTTATGTTATCTGAATTGGATCGAATCAATTTTATTGTCAGTGAGCTATTGGTGCTATCGAAGCCGCAAGTTCAACATGTAAAGCAAAAAAATGTAGTGGACCTCATTCGCAATGTTATGACGCTATTAGAGAGCCAAGCATTGATGCATAATGTGGTTTTTCAGTTCGATTTTGAAGATCAGCAGATATTGATTACCTGTGAGGAGAATCAGATCAAACAAGTTTTTATTAATATCATGAAAAATGCAATGGAAGCGATGCCAAATGGTGGAATAATACAAATAACCGTGAAACAAGAGGGACAGATGGTTGACATTTGTTTTCGTGATGAAGGATGCGGCATACCGAAAGATCGTGTTAGCAAACTAGGGGAGCCTTTTTACACCACAAAAGATAAAGGTACTGGACTCGGCCTTATGGTCAGCAAAAAAATTATTCGAGATCATCAAGGTTTCTTACTCATTGATAGTGTGATAAATCAAGGAACAACTGTGCATGTGAATGTACCACTCTCCATTCTGAAACAATAATAGATAAAGAAAGTAGCGTAGCAACGAGAATAGTCAAAGGAGGCAAACAACTTGCACATCGGTTGTCATGTGAGTGTACGCCAAGGGTATGCAGCAGCCTCACGCATTACTAAACGCTTGGGTGGTACTTGTTACCAGTATTTCCCTAAAAATCCACGCAGTTTAACAGTCAAATCCTTTTCCAGACAGGATGCGTTGGAATGTCGTCATTTTTGTGAAGAGAATGGAATCATATCCATTGCCCATACGCCATATCCGACTAATCTGTGTACAGAAGGGAAGGAGGAGCATGCAGCTATGGTGGCTTCTGTACGTAATGATTTGGAGATTGCAGATGCTTGTGGCTCCATTGGAGTCGTCGTTCATTTTGGTCAATACAAAGGAAATCACCAAGATCCGTTATATGGCTATCAATTGATGATCCGTTCACTAAACGAAATTTTAGAAGATTGGACGGGCAAAGCGCTCATTTTACTTGAAAATAATGCTGGGCAAGGAAATAAAATGGGTTTGACACTAGAGGAGCTTGTGCAAGTGCGTTCACTACTTAACAAACCAGAACTTGTCGGGTTTTGTTTGGATACA
It includes:
- a CDS encoding gamma carbonic anhydrase family protein, translating into MLLLPFEGKEPQIHPSVFIAKGAVVTGDVTIGEETSIWYNSVIRGDVSPTVIGKRVSVQDNSTLHQSPLCALIIEDDVTIGHNAVLHSCTVRQGALIGMGSIVLDGAEIGEDAMVAAGALVPPGMKVPPRTLVVGSPAKVKRELNEDDFKDLRRVRKSYVDKGKMYRKLEENPLSR
- the asnB gene encoding asparagine synthase (glutamine-hydrolyzing), yielding MCGITGWASFVRNVKEEKEIVEAMTKTLQYRGPDSSGYFFHDRVALGHRRLVVVDPEGGTQPMTKSYGDVSYTMVYNGELYNTEDLRKELLERGHRFASHSDTEVLLTAYVEWGEKCLERLNGIFAFAIWNEKEQLLFVARDRMGVKPFFYQEKDGQFLFGSEMKAILAHPEVEPIVDREGLAEVLLIAPARTPGHGVFQWMHELRPGYYGTYSQRGFTTEAYWHLTSREHHDNFETTVETIRELVVNAIERQLVADVPVSMLLSGGLDSSAITAIAARYYQQQGRGVVHTYSIDYKDNAHFFTAHAYQPDSDAQWIKRVSDYIGTEHHYIEFDTPELVQALKTAVYARDLPGMADIDASLYLFCAEMKKETTVVLSGECADEIFGGYPWFHQEEALFADTFPWARQNDQRFKWLSAEMQAWLQPDSYVKGRYRESLAEVPRLVGEDRLEEKRREMFYLNHTWFMNTLLDRKDRMSMMASLEARVPFCDHRLVEYVWNVPWEMKMHDRREKGILRNALEGILPDDVLYRKKSPYPKTHNPAYAQATRQWLMDVLDDSGSPLHALLDVAYLRSMLQKDVSAIDIPFFGQLMSTPQMYAFLAQLDFWMKEYKVRVM
- a CDS encoding S-layer homology domain-containing protein, whose amino-acid sequence is MKSKKNIVAGITTLLLLIAVLCMRVQVLAASSLATTTLPMSTFTDIDEHWAKSYIQFLAERGIVKGKYIPFRPNDPITRGEAIALLHRVTQYSYGVVASPVEAAKVDKRYPLVQEIKQAVGTMNAMLYADQKAYTRFNPGENTLYLLHLSAVKKPMRIGNVLESDWWLSTEHLQAPLNREEASMLLFHTILPTIRHDLHIEPARLQEGLNGYYQATLPNAYQDTKSLYATGIKGYRLLEDHSGSFQPTDTMTRGQFAVILQRLLITNEEQKQGQWSGSIQEQTRISNLLITAATYAYQSKNEQLMATYFSKDALHTLAKLRPLPLHDFIGSYQMIDSKDKTMKAIGAYLSNITGKYEVEYEMVKSEENSNPYGWMITKITHTQK
- a CDS encoding PAS domain-containing sensor histidine kinase gives rise to the protein MREVISWLETDGFVSFVQNCPDGVLVLSLEGNVLYANESWYELAGNTLDEEYRADVDVQLLRLQQGLLQIEPGVLQTLITSHEPYIIQIPHKKGWRMDVSFTFFPIKWYKGEAAVGVLVRDVTEQKQRQKKLEENEQSFKSFIQYSYDAIFLLSPEFEVLRISNSFPIITGYSPQELYDNPRILLPDEATLLEQQQHFDHVMKTGKPVLFRTKRRHKNGDLLEICMTYKPVCNKADRIVGVVAVMRNITERVQVETELRDAKELLESFVKSASDCIVLIDLDWNILMVNPACEKMYGYSYEELIMHQENLLKPVILKGIIGNTQKAMDGKMVLDEENQFTHRNGNLVYTLSSYIPIRNHEGRILAVALITKDVTEQRRIAQALGDSEAKYRLISENMTDLIAILDRSGRYIYVSPSFQTILGYTPESLLGMDYRQWIHTEDKEFLRQGRKQLVAEGTVMQVELRYRCASGEWMYLEANGTPVFNGKQNLEHFVFVARNITDRKQAEALLRNSDKLSLIGEMAAGVAHEIRNPLTALRGFIQLLQAQTDEHHFYFEVMLSELDRINFIVSELLVLSKPQVQHVKQKNVVDLIRNVMTLLESQALMHNVVFQFDFEDQQILITCEENQIKQVFINIMKNAMEAMPNGGIIQITVKQEGQMVDICFRDEGCGIPKDRVSKLGEPFYTTKDKGTGLGLMVSKKIIRDHQGFLLIDSVINQGTTVHVNVPLSILKQ
- a CDS encoding N-acetyltransferase; translated protein: MNVFNLRIKGLRIYLQLLTPAHTEPFLAYLITNKEFHAPYVPLRDESFFTRENARNQTTQWEQVEQDQKYSFGIFEQESERLVGKITLSQVSRGPFQNAFIGYDMDQSCQRQGYMTEALHLVISFSFQRLLLHRVQANIMPHNRASQRVLEKVGFVKEGLGAHYLKINGNWEDHLFYALTKEKFDELYKDAPYPVSYEEREEKTSQKE
- a CDS encoding deoxyribonuclease IV, with translation MHIGCHVSVRQGYAAASRITKRLGGTCYQYFPKNPRSLTVKSFSRQDALECRHFCEENGIISIAHTPYPTNLCTEGKEEHAAMVASVRNDLEIADACGSIGVVVHFGQYKGNHQDPLYGYQLMIRSLNEILEDWTGKALILLENNAGQGNKMGLTLEELVQVRSLLNKPELVGFCLDTCHAFASGLWTGENWGDVQKKGEKLGYFTHLKAVHLNDSRYPTGSYRDRHADIGWGEIGAERLGELIRSTVIREVPLFLETPGERPGGHASEIAFVKQLFGRPQ